The genomic stretch CGTTGCCGGACTCCGGCCTGCGCGCCGCGATCCTGGATGCCGCCGATGCGGTGCAGGGGGACTGCGTCTCTCATCTCTCCGCCCTCGTCCGCCAGCCGTCGCTGCTGGGAGAGGAATCCGGGGCGCAGGCGCTGATGGCCGACCGCTTCGCCGCGCTGGGTCTGGAGGTCGACCGCTTCGACATCGACGAGCAGGCGATCTCCCGCATGCCGGGCTTCTCGCCGCCGGTTCTCCCCGGTGCCTATGCCGGCCGCGAGAATGTCGTCGGCGTGCACAGGCCGCGCGAGGCGAAGGGCCGCTCGCTGATCCTGAACGGCCACATCGACGTGGTGCCGGCTGGCCCGGCGGAGCTGTGGACTACCCCGCCCTTCGAGCCGAGGATCGCGGATGGACGGCTTTACGGCCGCGGGGCCGGCGACATGAAGGCCGGCATCGCCGCCTACACCGCCGCCTTCTCGGCATTGCGCAATCTGGGCTACCAGCCGGCCGCCCCGGTCTATCTCCAGTCGGTGATCGAGGAGGAATGCACCGGCAACGGCGCGCTCGCCTGCCTGCATCGCGGCTACCGCGCCGATGCCGCCGTGATCCCGGAACCGTTCAACCACTCCATCTCCATCGCCCAGGTCGGCGTGATGTGGCTGCGGCTGGTGCTGACCGGGACGCCGGCCCATGTGCTGGACACCTCGGCGGGCGTGAACGCCATCGAGGCGGCCTATGCGCTGGCGGCCCACCTTAAGGCGCTGGAAGTGCGGTGGAACGAACCGTCCTGCCGTCATCCCGCCTTCTGCGGCCATGCCCATCCCGTCAACGTCAATCTCGGCCGGATCGAGGGCGGCGAGTGGCCGTCGTCAGTCCCGACGCGCTGCGCGCTCGACCTCCGGCTCGGCTTCTTCCCCGGGCAGGAGCCGGAGGCGGTCCGCGCCGAGGTGACCCGGGCGGTGGAGCAGGCGCGCTCCACCGACCCGGCCCTGTCCGGCGTCGGGATCGAGTTGCAGTGGAACGGCTTCCAGGCCGCCGGCTGCGAGATCGACCCGGCCCACCCGCTGGTCACCATGCTGGCCGATAGCCATCGCGCCGTGCGCGGCGGCGATCCGGAGCTGGTGGCGCTGACCTGCACCACCGACGCCCGCTTCTTCCAGCTCTATGGCGACACCCCCGCCACCTGCTACGGGCCGGAGGCGACGCGCATCCACGGCATCGACGAATCGGTGTCGCTGGACAGCATCCGTGACGTGACCCGCGTGCTGGCGCTGTTCATCGCCGGCTGGTGCGGCCTGGAACCTGCTTGATCCCTTTTGCCTGACGAGACCCACCCGATGATCGCCGAGACGCTGACCGCAAACGCCGCCCATCCCCCGCAGGCCAGCCGCGCCTATTCCGATGTGGAATGGAAGGCGCGCACCGATCTGGCCGCCGCCTACAAGCTGTTCGACCGGCTGGGCATGACCGACCTGATCTACACCCACATGTCGGCCCGCATCCCCGACACGCCCGACCATTTCCTGATCAATCCCTATGGGCTGATGTTCCACGAGGTGACGCCCGACAACCTCGTGAAGGTCGACATCGACGGTAATCTGGTCGACGAGCGCGACGGCGACGCCATCAATCCGGCCGGCTTCACCATCCACAGCGCCGTCCACCATGCCCGCCCGGACGTCGGCGCCGTCATCCACCTGCACACCGACGCCGGCATGGCGGTCAGCGCCCAGGCCGACGGGCTGCTGCCGATCACCCAGCATTCGCTGCGCTGGTACAACCGCATCGCCTACCACACCTACGAAGGCATCGCGCTCGATCTGGCGGAGCGGGAACGGCTGGTCGCCGATCTCGGCACCCACCACAGCATGATCCTGCGCAACCACGGCCTGCTGACCGTCGGCCAGGACGTCGCCGAGGCGGCGGTGCTGATGTACTACCTGGAGCAGGCCTGCAAGCAACAGATCATGGCGCTGGCCGGCGGCCGGCCGCTGGTCTACCCGTCGCCGGAGGTGTGCGAGCACACCGCCCAGCAGTATGAGCGCGCCTACCCGCGGGCCGGCGTCCTGGAATGGGACTCGCTGCTGCGCTGGCTGGACAGCACCACCGGCCCGACCGGGCCGCGCTGATACACCCGCCTTTTTCAAAAGAAGAACGAAGATAACAGGGTCGCATCCCACACCGACACCATCTGGAGACGAGGACACCCGCATGACACGACGCCTTTCCGGTATCCCCGCCCGCCTCCAACGCGGCTTCACCCGCGGGTTCCACCGCGCCGCCGCCGCCGGCCTGCTGGCAGCCGCGCTCGCGATTCCGGGCACCGCGGCGCTGATCGCCGCTCCGGCCATGGCACAGGAGACGCCGGTCCGCGGCGGTGTCCTCAACTCCATCGTCCAGCCGGAACCGCCGACCCTGATGCTGGGCCTGAACCAGCAGGGACCGACCCAGACCGTCGCCGGCAAGATCTATCAGGGCCTGCTGACCTACGACCGCAAGCTCACCCCGATGCCGTCGCTGGCGGAAAGCTGGACAGTGTCGCCGGACGGCCTGACCTACACCTTCAAGCTGTTCCAGAACGTCAAGTGGCACGACGGCAAGCCGTTCAGCGCCGCCGATGTGGTCTTCTCCACCTCCAAGTTCCTGATGGAGGTCCACCCGCGCGCCCGCGCCGTGTTCAGCCGCTGCGAGTCGATCAAGGCGCTGGACGACCACACCGTCGAATTCAAGCTGAAGGAACCGTTCCCGGCCTTCATCCAGGCCTTCGAGGTGTCATCGGCCCCGATCGTGCCGGCCCACATCTATGAGGGCAGCGACTACCGCACCAATCCCGCCAACACCACCCCTATCGGCACCGGCCCGTTCAAGCTGAAGGAATGGGTGAAGGGCAGCTACATCCAGCTCGTCCGCAACGAGGACTATTACAAGAAGGACCTGCCCTATCTCGACGGCATCACCTTCCGCGTGATCCCGGACGCTGCCAGCCGCTCACTGGCGCTGGAAAGCGGGCAGGTGCAGCAGACCCAGTACAGCGACCTGGAGCCCTTCGAGGTTCCGCGCATGAAGACCCTGCCGAATGTGACCCTGACCACCCAAGGCTACGAGTTCGTGGCGCCGATGGCGTGGCTGGAGATCAACCACCGCGTCAAGCCGCTGGACGACAAGCGCTTCCGCAAGGCCATCGCCTACGCCATCGACCGCAAGTTCATCCGCGACAAGATCTGGTTCGGCCTCGGCCGCGTGCCGACCGGCCCGATCAACTCGGTGGTCAAGTTCTACGACCCCAAGGTCACGACCTACGAGCCGAGCCCGGAGAAGGCCAAGGCGCTGCTGGACGAGATGGGGCTGAAGCCCGACGCCAAGGGCGTGCGCGCCACCGTCAAGCTGATGCCGATGCCCTATGGCGAGACCTGGACCCGTCTGGGCGAGTATCTGAAGCAGGCGCTCGGCAAGGTCGGCGTCGCCGTGGTCCTGGAAAGCACCGACGCCGCCGGCTGGGCGCAGCGCGTCGCCAACTGGGATTACGAGATCACCACCAACTTCCTCTACCAGTACGGTGACCCGGCGCTGGGCGTGGCCCGCACCTACATCTCGTCGAACATCCGCAAGGGCGTGCTGTTCACCAACACCATGGGCTATTCCAACCCGAAGGTGGACGAGCTGTTCGACCAGGCCTCGCGCGAGAACGACCCGGCCAAGCGCCAGGAGCAGTACAGCGAGGTCCAGCGCATCCTGTCCGACGATCTGCCGGTGGTGTGGCTGCTGGAGATGGAATTCCCGACCTTCCTCGACAAGCGCGTGAAGAACGCCAACACGACGGCCATCGGTGTCAACGACACCTATGAAAGCGTCTGGCTGGCGAAGTGAGTTGATCTCTCCAGGTATCCCCTCTCCCCCCCGGGGAGAGGGGAAATCCACGCTTACGCGTGAGCGGGGAGAGGCCAGATCGCGGCGATTGAATTAGGAACCTGCCCATGCTGGGATTCGCCCAACTTTTCGCGAGCCGCCTCGTCAAGGCCGCCGCGATCCTGATCGCCATCGTGGTGATGAACTTCTTCCTCGT from Azospirillum sp. TSH100 encodes the following:
- a CDS encoding ABC transporter substrate-binding protein → MTRRLSGIPARLQRGFTRGFHRAAAAGLLAAALAIPGTAALIAAPAMAQETPVRGGVLNSIVQPEPPTLMLGLNQQGPTQTVAGKIYQGLLTYDRKLTPMPSLAESWTVSPDGLTYTFKLFQNVKWHDGKPFSAADVVFSTSKFLMEVHPRARAVFSRCESIKALDDHTVEFKLKEPFPAFIQAFEVSSAPIVPAHIYEGSDYRTNPANTTPIGTGPFKLKEWVKGSYIQLVRNEDYYKKDLPYLDGITFRVIPDAASRSLALESGQVQQTQYSDLEPFEVPRMKTLPNVTLTTQGYEFVAPMAWLEINHRVKPLDDKRFRKAIAYAIDRKFIRDKIWFGLGRVPTGPINSVVKFYDPKVTTYEPSPEKAKALLDEMGLKPDAKGVRATVKLMPMPYGETWTRLGEYLKQALGKVGVAVVLESTDAAGWAQRVANWDYEITTNFLYQYGDPALGVARTYISSNIRKGVLFTNTMGYSNPKVDELFDQASRENDPAKRQEQYSEVQRILSDDLPVVWLLEMEFPTFLDKRVKNANTTAIGVNDTYESVWLAK
- a CDS encoding class II aldolase/adducin family protein yields the protein MIAETLTANAAHPPQASRAYSDVEWKARTDLAAAYKLFDRLGMTDLIYTHMSARIPDTPDHFLINPYGLMFHEVTPDNLVKVDIDGNLVDERDGDAINPAGFTIHSAVHHARPDVGAVIHLHTDAGMAVSAQADGLLPITQHSLRWYNRIAYHTYEGIALDLAERERLVADLGTHHSMILRNHGLLTVGQDVAEAAVLMYYLEQACKQQIMALAGGRPLVYPSPEVCEHTAQQYERAYPRAGVLEWDSLLRWLDSTTGPTGPR
- a CDS encoding ArgE/DapE family deacylase; its protein translation is MTRDTADRLDHALPDSGLRAAILDAADAVQGDCVSHLSALVRQPSLLGEESGAQALMADRFAALGLEVDRFDIDEQAISRMPGFSPPVLPGAYAGRENVVGVHRPREAKGRSLILNGHIDVVPAGPAELWTTPPFEPRIADGRLYGRGAGDMKAGIAAYTAAFSALRNLGYQPAAPVYLQSVIEEECTGNGALACLHRGYRADAAVIPEPFNHSISIAQVGVMWLRLVLTGTPAHVLDTSAGVNAIEAAYALAAHLKALEVRWNEPSCRHPAFCGHAHPVNVNLGRIEGGEWPSSVPTRCALDLRLGFFPGQEPEAVRAEVTRAVEQARSTDPALSGVGIELQWNGFQAAGCEIDPAHPLVTMLADSHRAVRGGDPELVALTCTTDARFFQLYGDTPATCYGPEATRIHGIDESVSLDSIRDVTRVLALFIAGWCGLEPA